A single genomic interval of Streptococcus oralis subsp. dentisani harbors:
- the tpx gene encoding thiol peroxidase, with protein sequence MTTFLGNPVTFTGKQLQVGDKALDFSLTTTDLSKKTLADFDGKKKVLSVVPSIDTGICSTQTRRFNQELANLDNTVVLTVSMDLPFAQGRWCGAEGLENAIMLSDYFDHSFGRDYALLINEWHLLARAVFVLDADNIIRYVEYVDNINTEPNFEPAIAAVKELD encoded by the coding sequence ATGACCACTTTTCTCGGAAATCCTGTAACTTTTACAGGTAAACAACTGCAAGTCGGAGACAAGGCACTCGACTTTTCCCTCACTACAACCGATCTCTCTAAAAAAACGCTAGCTGACTTTGATGGAAAGAAAAAAGTCTTGAGTGTTGTCCCTTCTATCGATACTGGTATCTGCTCAACGCAAACACGTCGATTCAACCAGGAACTTGCCAACCTTGACAACACCGTCGTTCTTACCGTTTCTATGGACCTACCATTTGCCCAAGGACGCTGGTGTGGGGCTGAAGGTCTTGAGAATGCCATTATGCTTTCAGACTACTTTGACCATTCTTTCGGACGTGATTATGCTCTCTTGATCAACGAATGGCATCTCCTTGCACGTGCCGTCTTTGTTCTCGATGCTGACAATATCATCCGTTATGTAGAATACGTTGACAATATCAACACGGAGCCAAACTTTGAACCTGCCATTGCCGCTGTTAAAGAACTGGACTAA